A genomic stretch from Chitinophaga agri includes:
- a CDS encoding response regulator — translation MPIKLAIADDHPIVANGICNILRDAAHVEVTDIYPNGNALLKGLKERQPDVLLLDMHLPDLSGPELAASIIKSYPQVRILVLSSTDILFLVKKMLKLGCMGYLLKDSDDTTIIQAIETVQKGGQYLSPALNQMLIDDMFRNKKSEKKNTALTRREKEVLELIIDEHTNQEIADKLFLSLHTVENHRISLLHKLEVKNTAGLVKVALQTGLV, via the coding sequence ATGCCTATCAAACTAGCGATTGCTGATGATCACCCCATTGTTGCCAACGGCATCTGTAATATCTTACGTGATGCTGCCCATGTAGAAGTAACAGATATCTATCCTAATGGCAATGCGCTTTTAAAAGGCCTTAAAGAACGCCAGCCGGACGTACTGTTGCTCGACATGCACCTGCCCGACCTGAGCGGCCCTGAACTGGCTGCCAGCATCATCAAGAGCTATCCTCAGGTACGTATACTGGTATTGAGTAGTACAGACATTCTTTTCCTGGTGAAAAAAATGCTGAAACTGGGATGTATGGGCTACCTGTTAAAAGATTCTGACGACACCACCATTATCCAGGCAATCGAAACAGTACAGAAAGGCGGTCAGTACCTTTCTCCGGCCCTTAATCAGATGCTCATAGATGATATGTTCCGCAACAAGAAATCAGAGAAGAAGAATACGGCACTGACAAGACGGGAGAAAGAAGTGCTGGAACTGATCATTGATGAACACACCAACCAGGAAATTGCCGACAAACTTTTCCTCAGTCTGCATACAGTAGAAAACCATCGTATCAGCCTGCTACACAAACTTGAGGTAAAAAACACAGCGGGCTTGGTAAAGGTCGCTTTACAGACAGGCCTGGTTTAG
- a CDS encoding beta-L-arabinofuranosidase domain-containing protein gives MKIKWMVCCALPVVFMLPLGAQAGIKQVSPGAYTPPAYEALPLGRVKPAGWLKRQLQLMRRGSSGHLDEYYPKIKVDNGWLGGRGDGWEETPYWLDGALPLAYLLDDRELKIKVLRYVNWTLDHQRPSGYFGPLTHGEITGDVTIDAAHANEGEDWWPKMVMLKVLQQYYSATEDKRVIKFMSKYFRYQMEALKKAPIGKWTEWAQSRGAENVMIAQWLYGITKDDYLLQLAALIDQQSFPWTTWFGNRDWVINTATYRNNTQWMNRHAVNVAMGLKAPAVNYQRTGEQQYLQNLRTGWQDMMTIHGLPMGIFSGDEDLNGNDPTQGVELCAIVEAMYSLENISAITGDVFYMDALEKMTFNALPAQTTDDYNEKQYFQMANQLQISKGVFNFSLPFDREMCNVLGARSGYTCCLANMHQGWTKYTAHLWYQAPDDGLAALEYGPCTVTAEVGRKHREVTITEVTDYPFSDQIKFQFSINKETTFPLQLRIPAWCDEAVMLLNGQPLRKDKGGQMITIQREWNDKDELVLQLPMRIRTGTWGRNSSAVERGPLVYALKLQERWEKGTDAAEGAYFSVYTPDDWNYALRRQDVRHAADSMKVTMERPLDSLFTWNIKHAPIEITAKARKIPSWKILNGVAYQPPTDREGLYKGPVETTVHNITLIPYGCTKLRVVAFPVVR, from the coding sequence ATGAAAATTAAATGGATGGTGTGTTGTGCACTTCCAGTGGTTTTCATGTTACCACTGGGGGCACAAGCCGGCATTAAACAGGTCTCACCCGGCGCCTACACTCCTCCGGCTTATGAAGCGTTGCCATTGGGCCGTGTTAAGCCTGCCGGCTGGCTGAAACGACAGCTGCAGCTCATGCGTCGGGGCTCATCCGGCCACCTGGATGAATATTATCCCAAAATTAAAGTCGACAATGGCTGGCTCGGCGGCCGTGGTGATGGATGGGAAGAAACACCCTACTGGCTGGACGGCGCCTTACCACTTGCATATCTGCTGGATGACCGGGAACTCAAAATCAAGGTACTGCGTTATGTGAACTGGACACTGGATCATCAGCGTCCAAGCGGTTATTTTGGTCCGTTGACCCATGGAGAGATCACAGGAGATGTGACTATCGATGCTGCTCATGCGAATGAAGGTGAGGACTGGTGGCCGAAAATGGTCATGCTGAAAGTATTGCAGCAATACTACTCCGCTACGGAAGACAAGCGGGTGATCAAGTTTATGTCAAAGTATTTCCGTTACCAGATGGAAGCCCTGAAAAAAGCACCCATCGGCAAATGGACCGAATGGGCACAATCCCGTGGCGCGGAAAACGTCATGATAGCACAATGGCTGTATGGTATCACCAAAGATGATTACCTGCTGCAACTCGCTGCACTGATCGACCAGCAATCTTTTCCCTGGACCACCTGGTTTGGTAACCGCGATTGGGTGATCAACACCGCTACCTACCGGAACAATACCCAGTGGATGAACCGGCATGCCGTAAACGTGGCAATGGGCCTCAAAGCACCAGCTGTCAACTATCAGCGTACCGGTGAGCAGCAATACCTGCAGAACCTGCGTACCGGCTGGCAGGATATGATGACCATCCATGGTTTACCGATGGGAATTTTCTCTGGTGATGAAGACCTGAATGGTAATGATCCTACACAGGGCGTAGAACTCTGTGCTATTGTAGAGGCTATGTACTCACTGGAGAATATCAGCGCCATCACCGGAGATGTGTTTTATATGGATGCTTTGGAAAAGATGACGTTCAATGCGCTGCCGGCACAAACTACGGACGACTACAATGAGAAGCAGTATTTCCAGATGGCGAATCAGCTGCAGATCAGTAAAGGGGTCTTCAATTTCTCACTTCCTTTCGACCGTGAAATGTGTAACGTATTAGGTGCACGCAGCGGCTATACCTGTTGCCTGGCTAATATGCACCAGGGCTGGACAAAATACACGGCACATCTCTGGTATCAGGCACCTGATGACGGACTGGCAGCATTAGAATACGGCCCCTGCACAGTGACGGCCGAAGTAGGAAGGAAACATAGAGAGGTCACGATCACTGAAGTAACAGATTATCCTTTCAGCGACCAGATAAAGTTTCAGTTCAGCATTAATAAAGAAACAACATTTCCATTACAGCTACGCATTCCTGCCTGGTGTGATGAAGCAGTTATGCTGCTGAATGGTCAGCCACTCAGAAAAGATAAAGGTGGACAAATGATCACCATACAGCGGGAATGGAATGACAAGGATGAACTGGTCCTGCAATTACCGATGCGGATCAGAACAGGCACCTGGGGACGCAATTCCAGTGCTGTAGAAAGAGGGCCGCTGGTATATGCCCTGAAACTACAGGAACGCTGGGAGAAGGGTACGGATGCAGCAGAAGGTGCATATTTCAGTGTATATACGCCCGACGACTGGAACTATGCGTTACGCAGACAGGACGTGCGCCACGCAGCTGATAGTATGAAGGTGACCATGGAACGTCCACTGGACTCGCTGTTTACCTGGAATATTAAACATGCGCCGATAGAGATCACTGCAAAGGCCAGAAAGATCCCTTCCTGGAAGATATTGAACGGAGTCGCCTATCAGCCACCGACCGACAGGGAAGGGCTCTATAAAGGCCCCGTAGAAACCACCGTGCACAATATTACTTTAATTCCTTACGGATGTACAAAACTCAGGGTAGTTGCTTTCCCTGTAGTCCGATAA
- a CDS encoding family 78 glycoside hydrolase catalytic domain, with translation MKNILTIAFLLIAGFVQAQYTSWKGNWITNTEDTTATKAPYFRKTFRLDRKITNATAYVAGVGYHIVFVNGKPVTDAVLEQAYTRYDKRLLYKVYDVTSLLPKQGLQSIAAELGNGWYNIQSHAVWGFQNAPWRNTPRLLLNLVVRYEDGTTETIATDDSWKCATGPSQFNCLYSGEIYDARQEVPGWNQTAFNDAAWQQALKTSSPGGALHEQIMPSIKVIRRIKPVSMKKLGNGKYLFDMGQNFAGVATLKVKGKAGTKVTMYYGEVLKDGALDMVHNTEHMRSMPGELRFQTDVYYLKGGSREEFTPRFVYHGFQYVQVEADNDLALDAKSLEGLFYSTGFEEAGHFTSSDPMINKLYEAARQSYRSNFLSIPTDCPQREKNGWTADAHISAEIGLWNYKTAEGYRKWLNDVRDAQLPSGSMPGIAPSNGWGYDRAGSEEFTFGPAWGSALGFVTWYMYLYHGDTALVREHYDAFKKYTDVVAKGAEGYLFRHGLDDWMSLVKTPVTFTSTAYFYTDAVLVAKMAKVLGNTADEKAYTTLADSIRSAFNRAYFDKATGHYKDSTMTALSAAVFHELAAPEAVTKAAAQLAAKVQRSNYHADFGVMGTKYVLPTLSEHGYADIAFSMLTDTGYAGWAHWIANGATTLFEDWPGELSHNHIFFGDYCAWFYKTLAGIRPDENAPGFKHFFIQPAFVKALNFVKADYESRYGMIKVEWKRVDKGIKLSVEVPSAATLRLPVGVLKGKQTKLVTVGDQQYDELSLQQGKYTFDLQ, from the coding sequence TTGAAAAATATTCTCACTATTGCCTTTTTGCTGATCGCCGGATTTGTACAGGCACAGTATACTTCCTGGAAAGGGAACTGGATCACAAATACCGAAGATACTACTGCAACAAAGGCACCCTATTTCAGGAAGACATTCCGGCTGGACAGGAAAATTACAAATGCTACCGCTTATGTGGCAGGCGTAGGTTACCATATCGTATTTGTAAATGGTAAACCTGTTACTGATGCGGTACTGGAGCAAGCCTACACCCGCTATGACAAGCGGTTACTCTACAAGGTATACGACGTGACTTCGCTGTTGCCAAAGCAGGGCTTACAGAGCATCGCCGCGGAGCTGGGCAACGGATGGTATAATATCCAGTCGCACGCTGTGTGGGGCTTCCAGAATGCACCATGGCGCAATACCCCCAGGCTGTTATTAAACCTGGTGGTTCGTTATGAAGATGGTACTACCGAAACGATTGCTACAGATGATAGCTGGAAGTGCGCAACAGGACCCAGTCAGTTTAACTGTCTGTATTCCGGCGAGATCTATGACGCACGTCAGGAAGTACCAGGGTGGAACCAGACAGCTTTCAATGATGCTGCCTGGCAACAAGCATTGAAGACCTCCTCTCCTGGCGGCGCCTTACATGAGCAGATCATGCCTTCTATTAAGGTGATACGTCGCATCAAACCTGTATCCATGAAAAAGCTGGGTAATGGTAAATACCTGTTTGATATGGGACAGAACTTTGCCGGAGTGGCAACGCTGAAAGTAAAAGGAAAAGCCGGTACAAAGGTAACCATGTACTACGGAGAGGTGCTGAAGGACGGAGCACTGGACATGGTACACAATACAGAGCATATGCGTAGTATGCCCGGCGAACTGCGCTTCCAGACAGATGTCTATTATCTTAAAGGAGGCAGCCGGGAAGAGTTCACGCCGAGATTTGTCTACCATGGATTTCAATACGTACAGGTAGAAGCTGACAATGATCTCGCATTAGATGCAAAATCACTCGAAGGTCTTTTTTATAGTACGGGTTTTGAAGAGGCAGGACATTTTACCAGTTCTGATCCGATGATCAATAAATTGTATGAGGCAGCCCGCCAGTCTTATCGTAGCAACTTCCTGAGCATTCCGACGGATTGTCCGCAACGTGAAAAGAACGGGTGGACGGCAGATGCTCATATCTCTGCAGAAATTGGTCTCTGGAACTATAAAACGGCGGAAGGATATCGTAAATGGTTAAATGATGTACGTGATGCACAATTGCCTAGTGGGAGTATGCCCGGCATCGCACCATCCAATGGCTGGGGATACGATCGTGCAGGCAGTGAGGAATTCACTTTCGGACCAGCCTGGGGAAGCGCTTTAGGATTTGTTACCTGGTATATGTATCTCTATCATGGCGATACCGCATTGGTACGTGAACACTATGACGCATTCAAAAAGTATACAGATGTCGTGGCGAAAGGAGCAGAAGGCTATCTGTTCAGACATGGTCTTGATGACTGGATGTCACTCGTGAAAACACCTGTAACGTTCACCTCTACAGCGTACTTTTATACAGATGCCGTACTGGTCGCCAAGATGGCAAAAGTATTAGGTAATACAGCGGATGAGAAGGCCTATACTACACTGGCTGATAGCATCCGCTCCGCATTTAACCGGGCTTACTTTGATAAGGCTACCGGTCATTATAAAGATAGCACTATGACGGCGTTGAGTGCTGCCGTATTCCATGAACTGGCAGCGCCGGAGGCAGTGACTAAAGCCGCTGCACAACTGGCGGCCAAAGTACAGCGTAGTAACTATCATGCTGATTTTGGTGTCATGGGAACGAAGTACGTATTGCCAACATTAAGTGAACATGGTTATGCAGATATTGCTTTCAGTATGCTCACCGATACCGGTTATGCTGGTTGGGCACACTGGATCGCCAATGGCGCCACGACCCTGTTTGAAGACTGGCCGGGAGAGCTCTCTCACAATCACATCTTCTTCGGCGACTATTGTGCCTGGTTTTATAAAACACTGGCAGGCATCCGTCCTGATGAAAATGCACCAGGGTTCAAACACTTTTTTATTCAGCCGGCATTTGTTAAAGCGCTGAACTTTGTAAAGGCCGATTACGAGAGCAGGTACGGCATGATCAAAGTAGAATGGAAACGGGTCGATAAAGGTATTAAGCTGTCGGTTGAAGTGCCATCTGCAGCTACACTACGTCTACCTGTAGGTGTATTAAAAGGAAAACAAACAAAACTGGTGACAGTTGGGGACCAGCAGTATGATGAACTGTCATTACAACAGGGTAAATATACATTCGATCTGCAATAA
- a CDS encoding sensor histidine kinase, which produces MMGNLSNLLHGTIRWTLLFMLLLLAGNSQTLTAQVVKDQLSQNVTHATTSKKHVDSLLKLANTKKDTATADAMRLFYLGMEDARMLKYNNGVAHALAGLAMCYNNNNEKDKALSCERMALHYCEDNPEGLEMQLNVYLFMSQTFYYKGKYDSSAFYRYTALDVLEAHNIKDTKMQTRVYCSLLDFWLNINENIQNDMHIQQVMGHVNNLVDSAKVKKDTMGLVLLYFYKAGYFNNILQNDSARAYCAAAIQMGKTKKMSASMEAGLLINTGLTYLDDKNPAPAIRYLEKAKALFPPNNHIRNRHQIFADICIGQGYLMQQQYSKAVAITLPALKDAEDRHMIHLLIGRGNQVLADAYEALGQYKKAAAYRKAYNIVRDSMMKVEKLELVYNLEMKYRIADKNKELAEKQLAITRNESRIKTKNMLIIAVSSGLLLILLVSLLIYRNNLHKQKLQLEKIRNLRQELQISNLQAMIAGEEKERSRIARDLHDGMGGTLGTIRTRLSAIFRRHTTTDVTEDFREVLQLLEEASIELRKTAHNLMPEILLQEGLIKATALFCERVNKGHTLEVNFQSLGICTGLSAEAELTIYRVIQELIHNILKHANAKHAIVQIACYETQLAVTVEDDGNGMLTNAQSDGIGLKTIRERVNSLSGFLHIDSVPGEGTSVHIEIGIKQNNTSRHAYQTSDC; this is translated from the coding sequence ATGATGGGTAACCTTAGTAACCTGCTCCACGGAACTATCCGATGGACGCTGCTTTTCATGCTGTTATTACTGGCCGGTAACAGTCAGACCCTTACTGCCCAGGTGGTAAAAGACCAACTGTCACAAAATGTCACACATGCGACAACAAGTAAAAAACATGTGGATAGTCTGCTGAAACTGGCCAATACTAAAAAGGATACTGCCACCGCTGATGCCATGCGGCTGTTTTATCTCGGCATGGAAGACGCACGGATGTTGAAGTACAATAACGGTGTTGCCCATGCACTGGCGGGGCTTGCCATGTGTTATAACAATAACAATGAAAAGGATAAAGCCCTGTCATGTGAACGAATGGCGTTACATTATTGTGAAGACAATCCGGAGGGGCTGGAGATGCAGCTGAACGTCTACCTGTTCATGTCACAGACATTTTATTATAAAGGAAAATACGATTCCTCTGCCTTTTACAGGTATACTGCCCTCGATGTACTGGAAGCCCATAATATAAAAGATACCAAGATGCAGACCCGTGTATACTGTAGTCTGCTCGATTTCTGGCTGAACATCAACGAAAACATCCAGAACGACATGCATATCCAGCAGGTAATGGGGCATGTGAATAACCTGGTGGACAGTGCTAAAGTAAAAAAAGACACGATGGGTTTGGTCCTCCTTTACTTTTATAAGGCTGGATACTTTAATAACATCCTGCAGAATGATTCCGCCCGTGCGTATTGTGCTGCTGCCATCCAGATGGGTAAGACCAAAAAAATGTCCGCCAGCATGGAAGCCGGTCTGCTGATCAATACCGGACTGACCTACCTGGACGATAAAAATCCAGCGCCAGCCATCCGTTACCTGGAGAAAGCAAAAGCGCTTTTCCCCCCTAACAATCATATCCGCAACAGGCATCAGATCTTTGCAGACATCTGTATCGGGCAGGGCTATCTGATGCAGCAGCAATACAGCAAAGCAGTTGCCATTACCTTACCGGCACTGAAAGATGCCGAAGACCGCCATATGATACATCTGCTGATAGGCAGAGGTAACCAGGTACTGGCAGATGCCTACGAGGCGTTGGGACAATATAAAAAAGCAGCAGCGTACAGAAAGGCATATAATATTGTCAGGGACAGCATGATGAAAGTGGAAAAACTGGAGCTCGTGTACAACCTGGAGATGAAATACCGGATCGCTGACAAGAACAAAGAACTGGCAGAAAAACAGCTGGCTATTACCCGTAATGAGAGCAGGATCAAGACCAAAAACATGCTAATCATTGCGGTATCTTCCGGCCTATTGCTTATTCTGCTTGTTAGTTTGCTGATATACCGTAACAACCTGCATAAACAGAAGTTACAGCTGGAGAAGATCCGTAACCTGCGCCAGGAACTACAGATCAGTAATCTGCAGGCGATGATAGCCGGTGAAGAAAAAGAGCGTAGCCGTATTGCCCGTGACCTGCACGACGGAATGGGCGGTACCCTCGGGACGATCCGCACGCGTCTTAGTGCTATCTTCCGCAGGCATACTACCACCGATGTAACGGAAGACTTCCGGGAGGTATTGCAGCTGCTGGAAGAGGCTTCTATTGAATTACGCAAAACAGCACATAACCTGATGCCGGAAATACTCCTACAGGAAGGTCTTATCAAGGCCACTGCCCTGTTCTGTGAGCGGGTCAACAAAGGGCATACACTGGAAGTCAATTTTCAGTCCCTGGGAATCTGTACCGGCCTGTCAGCGGAGGCTGAACTCACCATCTACCGTGTTATACAGGAACTTATCCATAATATTCTTAAACATGCCAATGCAAAACATGCCATCGTACAGATCGCCTGTTATGAAACACAGCTGGCAGTGACTGTAGAAGATGACGGCAATGGCATGTTAACCAATGCACAATCGGACGGTATAGGATTGAAAACCATCCGGGAACGCGTAAATTCGCTAAGCGGGTTTTTACATATAGACAGTGTACCTGGCGAGGGAACCAGCGTACATATCGAAATTGGAATTAAACAAAATAATACTTCGAGACATGCCTATCAAACTAGCGATTGCTGA
- a CDS encoding SDR family oxidoreductase: MKILLTGANGYIGQRLIPVLLEQGHNIICCVRDKDRFNKQHDYPVEVIEVDFLQQEHSTGFPADIDVAYYLVHSMSSAGKFEEKEAVSARNFIQLISSTNCKQIIYLTGIVNQQELSRHLGSRLQVENILKEGSVPLTALRAGIIVGSGSASFEIIRDLVEKLPIMITPRWLNTRCQPIAIRDVIFFLCGVLGKEHTYHKNYDIAGPGILTYKQMLLQYAEVRKLNRYILTLPVMTPRLSSYWLYFITSTSYPLAVNLVDSMKIDVTARPNELAAELGIALLPYRKAVELAFGKIEQNLVTSSWKDSFSSANTPQTWMDNIEVPTFGCLKDEKSITLSTDTDREAVLNNVWRIGGNNGWYYANTLWRIRGFLDKMVGGVGLRRGRRDPQEIHAGDALDFWRVLVADRQQRRLLLFAEMKLPGEAWLEFQIVEKDSQQVLKQTATFRPRGLWGRLYWYAMLPFHFFIFGGMIRRLSNGISRQTKIQ, translated from the coding sequence TTGAAGATACTGCTGACAGGCGCTAACGGCTATATCGGACAAAGATTAATTCCCGTTCTGCTGGAACAGGGACATAATATTATCTGTTGTGTACGGGACAAGGACCGGTTCAACAAACAGCATGATTATCCGGTAGAAGTCATAGAAGTTGACTTTCTTCAGCAGGAGCATTCGACCGGCTTTCCTGCTGATATTGATGTGGCCTACTACCTGGTGCACTCGATGAGTAGCGCGGGCAAATTTGAGGAGAAGGAGGCCGTTTCTGCCAGGAATTTCATTCAGCTTATCAGCAGCACTAACTGTAAGCAGATCATTTATCTTACGGGGATAGTCAACCAGCAGGAGCTTTCCAGGCACCTTGGCTCCAGGCTGCAGGTAGAAAATATACTAAAAGAGGGTTCGGTACCATTAACGGCATTACGGGCAGGTATTATTGTTGGTTCTGGCAGTGCTTCGTTTGAGATCATACGCGACCTGGTGGAAAAGTTACCCATTATGATCACGCCACGCTGGCTGAACACCCGTTGTCAGCCGATAGCTATCAGGGATGTGATCTTTTTTCTATGTGGCGTACTGGGTAAAGAACACACTTATCATAAGAACTACGATATTGCCGGCCCTGGTATACTTACCTACAAGCAGATGTTGCTACAATATGCGGAGGTAAGGAAACTGAACAGGTATATCCTCACCCTGCCTGTGATGACACCCCGCCTCTCTTCCTACTGGCTTTATTTTATTACATCCACTTCCTACCCGCTGGCAGTTAATCTGGTAGATAGTATGAAAATTGATGTGACGGCAAGGCCCAACGAGCTGGCAGCCGAACTGGGTATAGCACTGCTGCCTTATAGAAAAGCCGTAGAGCTGGCATTTGGAAAGATAGAGCAGAACCTGGTCACCAGTAGCTGGAAAGATTCTTTCTCTTCTGCTAATACACCCCAAACATGGATGGACAATATTGAAGTACCCACGTTCGGTTGCCTGAAAGATGAGAAAAGCATCACGCTAAGTACAGACACAGACCGGGAGGCTGTGTTGAATAATGTATGGCGGATCGGCGGAAATAACGGGTGGTATTATGCCAATACCTTATGGCGTATTCGGGGCTTTCTTGATAAAATGGTAGGTGGAGTAGGATTACGCAGGGGACGCCGCGATCCGCAGGAAATACATGCAGGAGATGCCCTGGACTTCTGGCGGGTACTGGTGGCAGACAGGCAGCAGCGGAGGTTGCTGTTATTCGCAGAAATGAAATTACCCGGAGAAGCCTGGCTGGAATTTCAGATAGTAGAGAAGGATAGTCAACAGGTATTGAAACAGACGGCTACCTTTCGCCCCCGTGGCTTATGGGGAAGGTTGTACTGGTATGCCATGCTGCCTTTCCACTTTTTTATTTTCGGAGGAATGATCCGCCGGCTATCAAATGGAATTTCCCGGCAGACTAAAATTCAGTAA
- a CDS encoding TerC family protein produces the protein MEGIFSAEGLFTVDSLISLLTLSVLEIVLGIDNIVFISILAGKLPAEKQKKARRLGLTLAMFIRILLLLSISWIMSLTAPLFNVGDWVGIQSGKWLSATAISGRDLILLLGGLFLIYKSTAEIHEKLEGGEHETGNVRPASFARTIIQILLLDIVFSLDSVITAVGMADHIQIMIVAVIIAVGVMVLAAEGISNFVNKHPTVKMLALSFLLLIGVSLIAESFDQHIPKGYIYFAMAFSVFIEMLNLKMKSKASKPVQLHQPRLNDSDNK, from the coding sequence ATGGAAGGTATTTTCTCCGCCGAAGGCCTGTTTACAGTCGACTCACTGATCAGTCTTCTGACTTTAAGTGTACTTGAGATCGTATTAGGAATTGACAACATTGTTTTTATATCTATCCTGGCGGGAAAGCTACCTGCTGAAAAACAGAAGAAGGCACGGCGTCTGGGACTTACCCTGGCAATGTTCATCCGTATCCTGTTGCTGCTGTCTATCAGCTGGATCATGTCGCTTACTGCGCCATTGTTTAACGTCGGGGATTGGGTAGGTATACAGTCAGGGAAATGGTTAAGCGCGACCGCTATCTCAGGGCGTGATCTGATCCTCTTACTGGGAGGTTTATTCCTGATCTACAAAAGTACGGCAGAAATACATGAAAAACTGGAAGGAGGAGAACATGAAACCGGTAATGTCAGGCCGGCCAGCTTTGCACGGACCATTATCCAGATCCTACTGCTGGACATAGTATTCTCACTTGACTCGGTGATCACAGCGGTGGGTATGGCTGATCATATCCAGATCATGATCGTTGCAGTGATCATTGCCGTAGGTGTGATGGTATTAGCAGCTGAAGGGATCAGCAATTTTGTGAATAAGCACCCAACAGTGAAGATGCTGGCACTTTCCTTCCTGTTACTGATAGGGGTATCACTTATTGCGGAGAGCTTTGATCAGCATATTCCGAAGGGGTATATCTACTTCGCCATGGCATTCTCTGTGTTTATTGAGATGCTGAACCTGAAAATGAAGTCTAAAGCGTCAAAGCCGGTACAGTTACACCAGCCAAGACTCAACGACAGCGATAATAAATAA
- a CDS encoding S24 family peptidase, whose translation MNKYERLKSELEATGKGRMKAFGSSMLPILKSGTALTFEKASEYKIGDIVFCKVKGHYIDAHKIIKMDAHKGYLIANNHGFENGWTRTIFGKVVVGEYQNQVIYRAASEKK comes from the coding sequence ATGAACAAGTACGAAAGATTAAAAAGCGAGCTGGAAGCTACCGGCAAAGGCAGGATGAAGGCATTTGGCAGCTCAATGTTACCAATTCTTAAAAGTGGCACCGCCCTGACTTTTGAAAAAGCCAGTGAGTACAAGATCGGCGATATTGTATTCTGTAAAGTAAAAGGACATTACATTGACGCGCATAAGATCATCAAAATGGATGCGCACAAAGGTTACCTGATCGCTAACAACCATGGGTTTGAAAATGGATGGACCAGGACGATTTTCGGCAAAGTAGTCGTAGGTGAATATCAAAACCAGGTTATCTACAGAGCCGCTTCAGAAAAGAAGTAA
- a CDS encoding HAD family hydrolase, producing MSIKVIAFDADDTLWINEPYFRETEAEFCQLMENYLPQHTVARELLQTEIKNLSLYGYGIKGFMLSMIETALTISNKTIDISAVEKIIEYGKALLARPIEVLDGVPDVLSALRDNYRLVVATKGDLLDQERKLRNSGILHYFHHVEVMSDKQEADYRKLLKHLDIVPEQFLMIGNSLKSDVLPVLGIGGSAIHIPYHITWEHEHVDVHIDNPNFRQVEHISEVLPLLYAPSM from the coding sequence ATGAGTATAAAAGTTATTGCCTTTGATGCGGATGATACATTGTGGATCAATGAACCCTATTTCCGCGAAACAGAAGCGGAGTTCTGCCAACTGATGGAAAATTACTTACCGCAGCACACTGTGGCACGTGAACTACTGCAGACAGAAATAAAAAATCTGTCCCTCTATGGTTATGGTATTAAAGGTTTCATGCTCTCGATGATAGAGACGGCCCTGACAATATCCAACAAGACCATTGATATCTCTGCTGTAGAAAAGATTATTGAGTATGGTAAGGCGCTGCTTGCACGTCCGATAGAAGTACTGGACGGTGTACCTGATGTACTCTCCGCCCTGAGAGATAACTACCGTCTTGTGGTGGCAACAAAGGGAGATCTGCTGGACCAGGAGCGTAAGCTGCGCAATTCCGGTATCCTCCATTATTTCCATCATGTAGAGGTCATGTCTGACAAACAGGAAGCTGATTATCGCAAGCTGCTCAAACACCTCGACATTGTGCCTGAACAGTTTCTCATGATCGGTAATTCTTTGAAGTCGGACGTGTTGCCGGTGCTCGGTATTGGCGGAAGTGCTATTCACATTCCCTATCACATCACCTGGGAACATGAGCACGTAGACGTACATATAGATAATCCCAATTTCCGGCAGGTAGAGCATATCTCAGAAGTGCTGCCGCTGTTGTATGCACCATCAATGTAG